A genomic region of Streptomyces rimosus contains the following coding sequences:
- a CDS encoding acyl-CoA dehydrogenase family protein, with product MKRQIFTEDHDAFRRTVRTFLDREVKPHYDQWEKDGIVSRDAWRAAGKQGLLGLAVPEEYGGGGNTDFRYAAVLAEEFTRAGAAGLAVGLHNDIVGPYLTQLATDEQKRRWLPGFCSGETITAIAMTEPGAGSDLQAIRTTAEDRGDHWLLNGAKTFISNGILADLVIVVAKTTPEGGAHGLSLLVVERDMPGFERGRNLDKIGQKAQDTAELFFTDVRVPKENLLGELNGAFVHLMTNLAQERMGIAVAGIAAAEHLLEITTRYVKEREAFGRPLAKLQHIRFEIAEMATECAVTREFLDRCIVDHCAGQLAAVHASMAKWWATELQKRVADRCLQLHGGYGYMSEYPVARAFTDGRIQTIYGGTTEIMKEIIGRSLLG from the coding sequence TTGAAGCGCCAGATCTTCACCGAGGACCACGACGCCTTCCGCCGCACCGTACGGACCTTCCTCGACCGGGAGGTGAAGCCGCACTACGACCAGTGGGAGAAGGACGGCATCGTCAGCCGCGACGCCTGGCGCGCGGCGGGCAAACAGGGCCTGCTGGGCCTGGCCGTTCCCGAGGAGTACGGAGGCGGCGGCAACACCGACTTCCGCTACGCCGCCGTACTGGCCGAGGAGTTCACCCGGGCCGGCGCCGCCGGACTCGCCGTCGGCCTGCACAACGACATCGTCGGCCCGTATCTGACCCAGCTCGCCACCGACGAGCAGAAGCGCCGCTGGCTGCCCGGCTTCTGCAGCGGCGAGACCATCACCGCCATCGCCATGACGGAGCCGGGCGCGGGCTCCGACCTCCAGGCCATCCGCACCACCGCCGAGGACCGCGGCGACCACTGGCTGCTGAACGGCGCCAAGACGTTCATCTCCAACGGCATCCTGGCCGACCTGGTCATCGTCGTCGCCAAGACCACACCCGAAGGCGGCGCGCACGGCCTGAGCCTGCTGGTCGTGGAGCGGGACATGCCGGGGTTCGAACGCGGCCGCAACCTGGACAAGATCGGCCAGAAGGCCCAGGACACCGCCGAGCTGTTCTTCACCGACGTCCGGGTGCCCAAGGAGAACCTGCTCGGCGAGCTGAACGGCGCGTTCGTCCATCTGATGACCAATCTCGCGCAGGAGCGGATGGGCATCGCGGTCGCCGGGATCGCCGCCGCCGAACATCTGCTGGAGATCACCACGCGGTATGTGAAGGAGCGCGAGGCGTTCGGCCGGCCGCTCGCCAAGCTCCAGCACATCCGCTTCGAGATAGCCGAGATGGCGACCGAGTGCGCCGTCACCCGCGAGTTCCTGGACCGCTGCATCGTGGACCACTGCGCGGGGCAGCTCGCCGCCGTGCACGCCTCGATGGCCAAGTGGTGGGCCACCGAGCTGCAAAAACGCGTCGCCGACCGCTGTCTGCAACTGCACGGCGGCTATGGCTACATGAGCGAGTATCCGGTCGCCAGGGCCTTCACCGACGGCCGTATCCAGACCATCTACGGAGGCACCACCGAGATCATGAAGGAGATCATCGGCCGTTCCCTCCTCGGCTGA
- a CDS encoding protein-tyrosine phosphatase family protein, whose protein sequence is MVNVNAAWPEDAPGVLRLPSGRTVRGRGLRHPLPPGPEPEFAVYLLGKEPPEVPWEHRWLRWPDFRLPSDRAAARDVLAEAWERAGTERVELACGGGRGRTGTALACLAVLDGVPADQAVDFVRRGYDPRAVETPWQRRYVSRFGR, encoded by the coding sequence ATGGTGAACGTGAACGCGGCCTGGCCGGAGGACGCCCCCGGAGTGCTGCGGCTGCCCTCCGGACGTACGGTGCGGGGCCGCGGCCTGCGCCATCCGCTGCCGCCGGGCCCGGAGCCCGAGTTCGCCGTGTACCTGCTCGGCAAGGAGCCGCCCGAGGTCCCCTGGGAGCACCGCTGGCTGCGCTGGCCGGACTTCCGGCTTCCGTCCGACCGGGCGGCGGCCCGTGACGTGCTCGCCGAGGCGTGGGAGCGCGCGGGCACCGAACGCGTCGAGCTGGCCTGCGGCGGCGGTCGCGGCCGTACCGGTACGGCGCTGGCCTGCCTCGCCGTCCTGGACGGGGTGCCGGCCGACCAGGCGGTGGATTTCGTACGCCGCGGCTACGACCCCCGCGCCGTCGAGACGCCCTGGCAGCGGCGTTACGTGAGCCGCTTCGGACGCTGA
- a CDS encoding MgtC/SapB family protein: MPHTHLASPLFDISHGQGLRQFAELALALLLSSLIGLERQVQQKSAGLRTHTLVGVGSALFMEVSVHGFYALLGTDGVALDPSRVAAQIVSGIGFIGGGLIFVKKDAVRGLTTAATIWLTCAIGMACGGGLPLLAVGATLVHFLVVRGFPKLFSGRRRAPYVERFELRLSYRAQHGLLGRMLEMCTSSGFQVTDVQVETGTDDQVPAEVLLRLEGRGSAHPLVERLTELDGVRGVSMGQESDRTE; this comes from the coding sequence ATGCCTCATACGCACCTTGCATCACCGTTGTTCGACATCAGCCACGGTCAGGGCCTCCGCCAGTTCGCCGAACTGGCCCTGGCCCTCCTCCTGTCCTCCCTCATCGGGCTGGAGCGGCAGGTACAGCAGAAGAGCGCGGGGCTGCGCACCCACACCCTCGTCGGCGTGGGCAGCGCGCTGTTCATGGAGGTCTCGGTCCACGGCTTCTACGCGCTGCTGGGCACGGACGGCGTCGCGCTGGACCCGTCCCGGGTGGCCGCGCAGATCGTCTCCGGCATCGGCTTCATCGGCGGCGGCCTGATCTTCGTGAAGAAGGACGCGGTACGGGGCCTGACGACCGCCGCGACGATCTGGCTGACCTGCGCCATCGGCATGGCGTGCGGTGGCGGCCTGCCCCTGCTGGCCGTCGGCGCGACGCTGGTCCACTTCCTCGTCGTACGCGGCTTCCCGAAGCTGTTCTCGGGCCGCCGGCGTGCGCCGTATGTCGAGCGCTTCGAGCTGCGCCTGAGCTACCGCGCCCAGCACGGCCTGCTGGGCCGGATGCTGGAGATGTGCACCAGCAGCGGTTTCCAGGTGACCGACGTCCAGGTGGAGACGGGTACGGACGACCAGGTGCCGGCCGAGGTGCTGCTGCGCCTGGAGGGCCGGGGCTCGGCGCACCCGCTCGTGGAGCGGCTGACGGAACTGGACGGGGTGCGCGGGGTGTCCATGGGACAGGAATCGGACCGTACGGAGTGA
- a CDS encoding dihydrodipicolinate synthase family protein yields the protein MPLPAPLTGVVPPLCTPLTPDGRIDTGSLAALTGRLIAAGVSGLFVLGSSGEAAYLTDAQRRTVVETVAEAAAGRLPVLAGVIDMTTPRVLEHARQARGLGADAIVATAPYYTRTHPAEIADHFRRVRDGAGLPLFAYDIPMAVHTKLPADTVVTLARDGVLAGLKDSSGEDGALRRLLVRVRAQAPDFAVLTGSELTVDGALLAGAHGVVPGLGNVDPHGYVRLYEHAAAGRWREAAAEQDRLAALFALTDAGDPAVMGRNSSALGAFKAALHLQGVIACPATAPPQVPLDEAAVGRVRRCLEEAGLL from the coding sequence ATGCCGCTTCCCGCCCCCCTCACCGGAGTCGTCCCGCCGCTGTGCACACCGCTGACCCCGGACGGCCGGATCGACACCGGCTCGCTGGCCGCCCTCACCGGACGGCTCATCGCGGCCGGAGTGAGCGGGCTGTTCGTCCTCGGCTCCAGCGGGGAGGCCGCCTATCTGACCGACGCGCAGCGCCGTACCGTCGTCGAAACGGTGGCCGAGGCGGCCGCGGGACGGCTGCCCGTCCTGGCCGGGGTCATCGACATGACCACGCCGCGCGTGCTGGAGCACGCCCGGCAGGCCCGCGGCCTGGGCGCCGACGCGATCGTGGCCACCGCCCCCTACTACACGCGCACCCACCCCGCGGAGATCGCCGACCACTTCCGGCGGGTGCGCGACGGCGCCGGGCTGCCGCTGTTCGCGTACGACATTCCGATGGCCGTGCACACCAAACTGCCGGCCGACACGGTGGTCACGCTCGCGCGGGACGGCGTACTGGCGGGCCTGAAGGACAGCAGCGGCGAGGACGGCGCGCTGCGGCGCCTGCTGGTACGGGTGCGCGCGCAGGCACCGGACTTCGCCGTGCTCACCGGATCGGAGCTGACCGTGGACGGCGCCCTGCTGGCGGGCGCCCACGGTGTCGTGCCCGGCCTCGGCAACGTCGATCCGCACGGCTACGTACGCCTCTACGAGCACGCCGCCGCGGGCCGCTGGCGCGAGGCCGCCGCCGAACAGGACCGGCTCGCCGCGCTCTTCGCGCTCACCGACGCGGGCGACCCGGCGGTGATGGGCCGCAACTCCTCCGCGCTGGGCGCCTTCAAGGCGGCCCTGCACCTCCAGGGCGTCATCGCCTGCCCGGCCACCGCGCCGCCGCAGGTGCCGCTGGACGAGGCTGCCGTCGGCCGCGTCCGGCGGTGCCTGGAGGAGGCCGGGCTGCTGTGA
- a CDS encoding sialate:H+ symport family MFS transporter, with protein MRARSPERDGPVPWYRQVTPRQWKSLFAAWVGYLLDGFDFVLITLVLTEIADTFGLSTAEAAALVSGAFITRWLGGALLGALGDRYGRKAAMITSILLYSLGTFACGFAWDYTSLFTARLIIGTGMAGEYSASATYVLESWPAALRNRASGFLISGYAGGTVLAAQLYRWVVPNWGWRWMFWLGVLPVLVALWVRRSLPEAGDWSAEMAAGGQRPNPFRPLFAGRARRWFNGVLAAVASVALFCVFTPAGTGQVPWLAALAALCLTAFAVQLGGRRGRVLYVSLTVTVFCAFLYSWPVQALLPTYLKTELGYAPAQVADVMFYAGFGTTAGCWLAGFTGDRFGTRRAYAGTLLASLAFVFPVFAVQDNLVALGVLLFGLLALGQGISGILPKYIAGHFPTPVRAASLGFVYNVGALGGAVAPVLGARLAEGMSLGRALAVLTFGLTLVVIVLVGGDVPVRLARLVDREVVGDHLVPGDGSGTGAAGGTGPAPGAGPAPGPGGQRPKRLT; from the coding sequence GTGAGGGCGCGCTCCCCGGAGAGGGACGGGCCGGTGCCCTGGTACCGGCAGGTGACGCCGCGCCAGTGGAAGTCCCTGTTCGCCGCCTGGGTGGGCTACCTCCTGGACGGCTTCGACTTCGTCCTGATCACCCTCGTGCTGACCGAGATCGCCGACACGTTCGGCCTGAGCACGGCCGAGGCCGCCGCCCTCGTCTCCGGCGCGTTCATCACCCGCTGGCTCGGCGGGGCGCTGCTGGGCGCGCTGGGGGACCGGTACGGACGCAAGGCCGCGATGATCACCAGCATCCTCCTGTACTCGCTGGGCACCTTCGCCTGCGGCTTCGCCTGGGACTACACCAGCCTGTTCACCGCCCGGCTGATCATCGGCACGGGCATGGCCGGGGAGTACAGCGCCAGCGCCACCTACGTCCTGGAGAGCTGGCCCGCCGCCCTGCGCAACCGCGCCTCCGGCTTCCTCATATCCGGTTACGCGGGCGGCACGGTCCTCGCGGCCCAGCTCTACCGGTGGGTCGTGCCGAACTGGGGCTGGCGCTGGATGTTCTGGCTCGGGGTGCTGCCGGTGCTGGTCGCGCTGTGGGTCCGCAGGTCGCTGCCGGAGGCGGGCGACTGGAGCGCCGAGATGGCGGCCGGCGGGCAGCGCCCCAACCCGTTCCGGCCGCTGTTCGCCGGACGCGCCCGCCGATGGTTCAACGGGGTGCTCGCGGCCGTCGCGTCCGTCGCCCTCTTCTGCGTCTTCACCCCGGCCGGTACGGGACAGGTGCCCTGGCTGGCCGCGCTCGCCGCGCTCTGCCTGACCGCGTTCGCCGTCCAGCTCGGCGGGCGGCGCGGCCGGGTGCTGTACGTGTCCCTGACGGTCACCGTGTTCTGCGCCTTCCTCTACAGCTGGCCCGTCCAGGCGCTGCTGCCCACCTACCTCAAGACCGAGCTGGGGTACGCGCCCGCCCAGGTCGCCGACGTGATGTTCTACGCCGGGTTCGGCACGACGGCGGGCTGCTGGCTGGCCGGCTTTACGGGCGACCGGTTCGGCACCCGGCGCGCGTACGCCGGCACGCTGCTGGCCTCCCTGGCCTTCGTCTTCCCGGTGTTCGCGGTACAGGACAACCTGGTCGCCCTGGGAGTCCTGCTCTTCGGGCTGCTCGCCCTGGGCCAGGGCATCTCGGGCATCCTGCCGAAATACATCGCCGGGCACTTCCCGACCCCGGTCCGCGCCGCCTCGCTCGGCTTCGTCTACAACGTCGGCGCGCTCGGCGGCGCGGTCGCCCCGGTGCTCGGCGCCCGGCTCGCCGAGGGCATGTCACTGGGCCGGGCGCTGGCCGTCCTCACCTTCGGGCTGACGCTGGTCGTCATCGTCCTGGTGGGCGGCGACGTACCGGTACGGCTGGCCCGCCTGGTGGACCGGGAGGTGGTGGGCGATCACCTGGTGCCGGGCGACGGGAGCGGTACGGGTGCGGCGGGCGGTACGGGGCCGGCGCCCGGCGCCGGCCCGGCGCCCGGCCCCGGTGGTCAGCGTCCGAAGCGGCTCACGTAA
- a CDS encoding CaiB/BaiF CoA transferase family protein, translating to MAGTGNGPLSGVRVVELAGIGPGPFAAMLLADLGADVVRVDRPGGSGLGIDPAYDITNRNKRSVLVDLKSAEGPGQVLDLAERADVLIEGYRPGVAERLGIGPDACLERNPRLVYGRMTGWGQQGPLAATAGHDIGYIAVTGALGMTGPPDGPPAAPANLLGDYAGGSLYLVVGVLAALRHAQTEDGRGQVVDAAIVDGTAHLTSMIHGMLAAGGWQDRRGANLLDGGAPFYGTYETADGRHMAVGALEPRFYAEFVRLLGIEDDVPARDDIGAWEELRAAIAARFKTRTRQEWTAVFEASDACVAPVLSLREAPGHPHLAARGTFTGHGGITQPAPAPRFSATPGAIRRPPARPGADTVEVARDWGVPALTDRREPATGTGRRTAWPDGTRAGDGRARPEGGAG from the coding sequence ATGGCAGGCACAGGGAACGGCCCGCTGAGCGGGGTGCGCGTGGTGGAGCTGGCCGGTATCGGTCCCGGCCCGTTCGCCGCGATGCTGCTGGCCGACCTCGGCGCCGACGTGGTGCGCGTGGACCGCCCCGGCGGGTCCGGACTCGGCATCGACCCGGCGTACGACATCACCAACCGCAATAAACGCTCGGTGCTCGTGGACCTGAAGTCCGCCGAAGGGCCTGGCCAGGTCCTCGACCTCGCCGAGCGCGCCGACGTGCTGATCGAGGGGTACCGCCCCGGCGTCGCCGAACGGCTCGGCATCGGCCCGGACGCCTGCCTGGAGCGCAACCCGCGCCTGGTGTACGGCCGGATGACCGGCTGGGGCCAGCAGGGCCCGCTGGCCGCGACCGCCGGACACGACATCGGCTACATCGCCGTCACCGGCGCCCTCGGCATGACCGGCCCGCCCGACGGCCCGCCCGCCGCCCCCGCCAACCTCCTCGGCGACTACGCGGGCGGCTCCCTGTACCTCGTCGTCGGCGTCCTGGCCGCGCTCCGGCACGCCCAGACCGAAGACGGCCGCGGCCAGGTCGTGGACGCGGCCATCGTCGACGGCACGGCCCACCTCACCTCGATGATCCACGGCATGCTGGCCGCCGGTGGCTGGCAGGACCGGCGCGGCGCCAACCTCCTGGACGGCGGCGCGCCGTTCTACGGCACCTACGAAACCGCCGACGGCCGCCATATGGCCGTCGGCGCGCTGGAGCCGCGCTTCTACGCCGAGTTCGTCCGGCTGCTCGGCATCGAGGACGATGTGCCCGCGCGCGACGACATCGGCGCCTGGGAGGAGCTGCGGGCCGCCATCGCCGCCCGCTTCAAGACCCGTACCCGCCAGGAGTGGACCGCCGTCTTCGAGGCGTCCGACGCCTGCGTCGCGCCCGTACTGTCGCTGCGCGAGGCACCCGGACATCCGCATCTCGCCGCCCGCGGCACCTTCACCGGCCACGGCGGCATCACCCAGCCCGCACCGGCCCCGCGCTTCTCCGCCACCCCCGGCGCCATCCGCCGCCCGCCGGCCCGGCCCGGCGCCGACACCGTCGAGGTGGCCCGCGACTGGGGCGTCCCGGCCCTCACCGACCGCCGGGAGCCGGCGACCGGCACCGGCCGCCGCACGGCCTGGCCCGATGGCACCCGGGCCGGGGACGGCCGCGCCCGGCCCGAGGGCGGGGCCGGCTGA